A genomic segment from Orientia tsutsugamushi str. Boryong encodes:
- the cutA gene encoding divalent-cation tolerance protein CutA, whose product MIDYENNSSNTEDYIIILTTIASNHKTEQIASKLVKLNLAACIQIDKVRSIYFWKNDICKSSEYRLMIKTISTNYQDIENVIRQLSDYDNPQIIQLKLSAGSNEYLNWISKSCKKQSQ is encoded by the coding sequence ATGATTGACTATGAAAATAATAGTTCTAATACAGAAGATTATATCATTATATTAACTACTATTGCTTCTAATCATAAAACTGAACAAATCGCTAGCAAGCTGGTGAAACTCAATCTTGCCGCATGTATACAAATCGATAAGGTACGTAGTATATATTTTTGGAAAAATGATATTTGCAAGTCTAGTGAATATAGATTAATGATTAAAACCATAAGCACTAATTATCAAGATATTGAAAATGTAATTCGTCAACTTAGTGATTATGATAATCCACAAATTATTCAGTTAAAGCTATCTGCTGGTAGCAATGAGTATTTAAATTGGATTTCTAAAAGCTGTAAGAAGCAAAGCCAATAG
- the gmk gene encoding guanylate kinase: MFISFPKPAIALIISSPSGAGKSSLAHAVIQNNINIKFSVSMTTREKRNNEINGKDYIFVTKEQFEQEINNNTLLEFSKVFNNYYGIPKAGVLEDLSQGQSIIFDIDWQGAKTIRKALKCYVVSVCILPPSMQELENRLKKRNKDSPETIRYRLEQAKEDIKHYSEYDYVIVNDRFDQALLALQSILIAEQHKLKRLSFKNDTLLNYEQLLQRDACFNYRQ, from the coding sequence ATGTTTATTAGTTTTCCAAAACCTGCTATAGCACTTATAATATCATCTCCATCTGGGGCTGGGAAATCAAGCTTAGCTCATGCGGTTATTCAAAATAATATCAATATTAAATTCTCTGTTTCAATGACAACTAGAGAAAAACGTAATAATGAAATAAATGGCAAAGACTATATCTTTGTGACAAAAGAACAATTCGAACAGGAAATTAACAACAATACACTTCTTGAATTTTCTAAAGTATTCAACAACTACTATGGCATTCCAAAAGCTGGGGTGTTAGAAGATCTTAGTCAAGGTCAGAGCATTATTTTTGATATCGATTGGCAAGGCGCTAAAACAATACGAAAGGCTCTGAAATGTTATGTCGTTAGTGTATGCATACTTCCTCCATCAATGCAAGAGCTAGAAAATAGATTAAAAAAACGTAATAAAGATTCTCCAGAAACTATTCGCTACCGTTTAGAACAAGCAAAAGAAGATATTAAGCATTATAGCGAATATGATTATGTAATAGTAAATGACCGCTTTGATCAAGCATTACTTGCTTTGCAATCAATACTGATAGCTGAACAGCATAAGTTAAAAAGACTGAGTTTTAAAAATGATACACTGTTAAATTATGAACAATTGTTACAAAGAGATGCATGCTTTAATTATAGACAATGA
- a CDS encoding Sca4 family protein — protein sequence MGLVSKLGEEMKLVGKTGGQMSEIKDTLDKLHAIVSKSAQHQLQNTLGELLQAMINEHKQNQLQDALDDLENIINDHKQNQKEQKATIPPEKHTHDVTSVKNQAQQNTGISQPDAPKSAIKSAADILQSPQHSSPATPTATVQQQEQKKTPPPVPPKPSKDTIEAIKAKIAQAQQNAGINKPDAPKSAIKSAADISQSPQYSSPATPTATVQQHEPQKTPPPVPPKPSKNIIEELKAKISQTQQQVNQQSYINPSSSPQPLSSTIEHAKDRVLTLDPQYRHAQAAQNMSGPEAETNQMPVDQILQAFKDLKALINSVIAEDDKFKVWQQQNPSKSLDDFKRDTTQIDSLSQETKELLSGIGSAGYANIMGSTANIEQAQQMSFAASFSTLDWATHANSVGNTTQKTITNDAGEKVTDLISHSHKTQLSASVNGVTKIVTKHRTIDIPRAVEENKGPLDLALVAQDTTGKNMPESKAVYLTAHYNQEGKLVEMTHPEPLRFFSDEPGSPAYTVINNEVYTLPITREKYDQLTKEISQNIQEQDKDKEREQEAVDKFTVGSRQTDIHKEKSIQQADEVSNDAPKSLKSMNEFTRDSRQTDDIYNEKSTRNPEEISSNAPKSLKSIAHDENKNKIQSTDHKSKNSNEYVKQMIKLLNQNYNKIDSNEQNRTEQVKLKPVVKSIPESPKNSTQIDPNEEGSIGYVKRVVESMEQTSPNPSEIAQRLQVNLANSSQRSSSMSINTPTNTPRNNNQSKSQTKGIV from the coding sequence ATGGGGTTAGTATCTAAATTAGGCGAGGAAATGAAGCTAGTAGGCAAAACAGGTGGACAGATGTCTGAGATAAAAGATACTTTAGATAAGCTTCATGCAATAGTTAGTAAGTCAGCACAGCATCAACTGCAAAATACTCTTGGTGAGCTGCTTCAGGCAATGATTAATGAACATAAACAGAACCAGCTACAAGATGCTCTAGACGATCTGGAAAATATAATCAATGATCATAAACAGAATCAAAAAGAACAGAAAGCTACTATTCCACCTGAAAAACATACACATGATGTAACATCTGTTAAAAACCAAGCTCAACAAAATACTGGTATTAGTCAACCAGATGCACCTAAATCTGCTATCAAATCAGCGGCAGATATATTACAATCTCCTCAGCATTCTTCTCCAGCAACACCAACTGCTACAGTACAACAACAAGAACAAAAAAAAACACCTCCTCCTGTTCCGCCTAAACCTAGTAAAGATACAATCGAAGCTATAAAAGCTAAAATAGCTCAAGCTCAACAAAATGCTGGTATTAATAAACCAGATGCACCTAAATCTGCTATCAAATCAGCAGCAGATATATCACAATCTCCTCAGTATTCTTCTCCAGCAACACCAACTGCTACAGTGCAACAACATGAGCCACAAAAAACGCCTCCTCCTGTTCCACCTAAACCTAGTAAAAATATAATCGAAGAATTAAAAGCTAAGATATCACAAACTCAACAACAGGTTAATCAGCAATCATATATTAATCCAAGTAGTAGTCCCCAACCTCTTAGTTCAACTATAGAGCATGCTAAAGACAGAGTATTAACATTAGATCCACAATATAGACACGCTCAAGCTGCTCAAAATATGAGTGGACCAGAGGCTGAAACAAATCAGATGCCAGTAGATCAAATTCTACAAGCATTTAAAGATTTAAAAGCACTTATAAATAGCGTGATTGCTGAAGATGATAAGTTTAAAGTATGGCAACAGCAAAATCCAAGCAAAAGCCTAGATGATTTTAAACGTGATACAACACAAATAGATAGCTTATCTCAAGAGACTAAAGAGTTACTATCTGGCATTGGATCTGCAGGATATGCTAACATTATGGGCTCAACAGCAAATATTGAACAAGCTCAGCAAATGTCATTTGCTGCATCTTTTAGTACATTAGATTGGGCTACTCATGCTAATTCTGTTGGCAATACTACTCAAAAAACTATTACCAATGATGCTGGTGAAAAAGTTACAGACCTTATAAGCCATAGCCATAAAACTCAGCTCAGTGCTAGTGTTAATGGTGTTACAAAAATTGTTACTAAACACCGTACCATAGATATTCCAAGGGCAGTTGAAGAAAACAAAGGACCTTTAGATCTTGCCTTAGTAGCACAAGATACAACTGGAAAAAATATGCCTGAGTCAAAAGCAGTATATCTAACTGCTCATTATAACCAAGAAGGAAAATTAGTAGAAATGACTCATCCGGAACCTCTGAGATTCTTTAGTGATGAACCTGGCTCTCCAGCTTATACAGTTATAAATAATGAAGTTTATACTTTGCCAATTACTAGAGAAAAATATGACCAGCTAACCAAAGAAATATCACAAAATATACAGGAACAAGATAAAGATAAAGAGAGAGAACAGGAAGCTGTGGATAAGTTTACAGTAGGTTCTCGTCAAACTGATATTCATAAAGAAAAAAGTATTCAACAGGCTGATGAAGTAAGTAACGATGCTCCTAAATCCTTAAAGTCTATGAATGAGTTTACAAGAGACTCTCGTCAAACTGATGATATCTATAACGAGAAAAGTACTCGAAATCCTGAAGAAATAAGTAGCAATGCTCCTAAATCTTTAAAATCTATTGCTCATGATGAAAACAAAAATAAAATTCAAAGCACTGATCATAAATCGAAAAACAGCAATGAATATGTTAAACAGATGATTAAATTGCTTAATCAAAACTATAACAAAATTGATTCTAACGAACAAAATCGTACTGAACAGGTTAAACTTAAGCCTGTAGTCAAATCAATACCAGAATCTCCAAAAAACTCTACTCAGATTGATCCTAATGAGGAAGGTAGTATTGGATACGTAAAACGTGTAGTTGAATCAATGGAACAAACATCACCAAATCCTAGTGAAATAGCACAAAGATTACAGGTAAATCTAGCTAATAGTTCTCAGCGTAGTTCTAGTATGTCTATTAATACTCCTACTAATACTCCTCGCAATAATAACCAAAGCAAATCTCAGACAAAAGGTATAGTGTAG